The DNA window CTCAACCTGCTCAAGGGGGGAGGTGGTGCCCTCGTCAGGGAGAAGATCTTGGCTACGAGTAGCGGCTACTACTTGGTTATAGCGGATCATTCCAAGGTGGTGAACAGGCTGTGCACTAATAGACCTTTACCGGTGGAGGTCCTCCCTTACGGGTATCTATGGACTAAGGAGCTTATAGAAGGCGCATTGAATTCAGAAGCTCGATTACGCTACTCTGGAGACGGAATCTTTGTGTCGGATAATGGAAACTACATATTGGATGTACACTGCCAACCCCTAGAGGAACCGGAATCGGTCGAAAAGCTCTTGAAGCTATATCCCGGAGTCGTGGAGGTGGGAATATTCACTGAACTGACAGATGAGGCCTTGGTAGCCTTCGGAGATGAGGTAAAGAGCTTTACCCCGTGAAGTCACCCTTTTTATTTCGATCTGGGTGACTGTTAGTGGGCGGTGGGGTAGGGCCGGGGGAGTAGCCGTCCCCTGAGCCGGAAGGCTAATGCCGGGGCCAGTAACCCCTGGGGGCGGTAGCGGGTAGGGAGCTCCCTCTCTCCCTCGGGCCGATGATCCTTGGCGCTGGCGGGCCGCCGGTGGGGCATCCCCGTCCGGAGGGGCGGGGTGAGCCCCTTTACCACCGAAACGGGTCAGGCCCGGAAGGGAGCAGCCCTAAGGTGGACGGTCGGCGCTGCCAGTGTGCTGGGGTGAGCGTCTGAGGGAGAATGGGGGGCTCCCGAACTCGCTATCCACCTCGGGGGAGCCCACCGCCCAAAATAAAATAGGGATCAGATGAGCTGGACCTCGGTTCCGTCCTCCTTGATCTCATATATGTGTATTATATTGACGGGGCAAGCCTGAGCTGCCTCCATGTTGCAACCGAGGTCGTCAAGCTCGGTCTTTATCGGGCTAGCTAGCCCATCGTCCTCGATCACCCAGTTGTCTGGGCAAAGAGAGGCACAAACTCCATCGGCTATGCAGGACTCCCTATCATGGACTATCTTGTACTTAGCCATACCTAACACCCCCTAAGGGCGTGATAAGTGGGGGGAGATCCTATTTAACCTTTTTATGGCAATACGGAGAGCTGAATTACCCTACTGGGAGGATTGTTAGGCTAAAAATAGAATTCAAATTCATTAGCATGACCTACTCTCCAAAAATTTCTCGAATCTTTCCTTAAAATCATTTACGCATTCCTCGAGGAAGGACATCAGCATCGAAATGCGGAGGATTGTCTCATCACCAACGCCGTGTTCAACCCAGCAGGCTTCCTCCCTAGCTTTCTTCTCTTCCATGCTCAAGATCTCCCTTAAAAACTTGTAAAACACCTCCTCCCTGTTGAGCGTGGAGGAGGCTATCCTCTCGCCCTCCGGGGTGAGGTCTATGTACCCGTACTTCTCGTAACTGATCAATCCCAGACCGGAAAGCCTCTTCGCAGCATCAGTGACGCTCGATAGCCTGACACCCATCTCCTCAGCTAATTCCTTCACTCTCACAACCTTCTTTCCCTTCCTCTTGAGTCTGTAAATAGCGGTCAGGTACTCTTGGAGCCCGGGAGTTATCTCTTCCCCCTTCCGATGGGTCATTTCTAACCGGAGGTTAAACTTGGTGCAAGAATATTAAGATGGTCCCCCCACCACACCTGTATGC is part of the Thermoproteota archaeon genome and encodes:
- a CDS encoding metal-dependent transcriptional regulator, which codes for MTHRKGEEITPGLQEYLTAIYRLKRKGKKVVRVKELAEEMGVRLSSVTDAAKRLSGLGLISYEKYGYIDLTPEGERIASSTLNREEVFYKFLREILSMEEKKAREEACWVEHGVGDETILRISMLMSFLEECVNDFKERFEKFLESRSC
- the rpiA gene encoding ribose-5-phosphate isomerase RpiA, which codes for MSAEHEKRVVARKALELLKEEKVELLGLGSGTTVAAFVEELAKSDLGAKIKAIPSSSQIEAEARRHGLTLVGPEYGKPDLTIDGADEIDDELNLLKGGGGALVREKILATSSGYYLVIADHSKVVNRLCTNRPLPVEVLPYGYLWTKELIEGALNSEARLRYSGDGIFVSDNGNYILDVHCQPLEEPESVEKLLKLYPGVVEVGIFTELTDEALVAFGDEVKSFTP
- a CDS encoding ferredoxin translates to MAKYKIVHDRESCIADGVCASLCPDNWVIEDDGLASPIKTELDDLGCNMEAAQACPVNIIHIYEIKEDGTEVQLI